CAGGGTCGCTGGCCCAAGAAAAGCGCAGAGTTCCTCCTGCACATGCTGAAGAACGCCGAGAGCAACGCTGAGCTGAAGGTAGGAGCGTGAACGGATGGTGGAGGAAGGCCTTGTCTTAGGATCTGTTACAGGCCTGCTGGGCGTGTGTAGGGAGTTAAAGGCTCAGTTAAAAGGCCCAAAGGGTGGACTACTGTGGAACTAGATTAGTGGTGTGgtgttaaaggataattctggtatttagcactttgagtcccttttctggtttgttttggatgaactagagtggtggacactgacattttgacgatgggtcctgtcttgacttttctgactcattttgaatTGCCCTTGACtatttcagagtggctgcccttggccatgcacaaacatgtccttaaaacaacccttgatgttcgttttcaaaactgcaactcaccgagtggttagtggtggtcgtattttatttggcattttgtaaaatcccattgatttctgttggaagactcattgcacattgatattactgcgccaccagAAACAAAAACGGAGTCAGTTTACATTTGGTTGTAGTCTTTCCACGAgaccttcttttactgtctatgcttcaggctcaaatattgagcggaagtttatacgcggtttgaggtatctgaaaaaatagttccacaatagcaaataacacggctggaaatcatacatcgcgctgatatatttgtttttaataatcaaacaccactaaccactcagtgagttgcacagttttgaaaacgaacgttaggCAACCTTGGATATCCTGAAAGGTGCTATGTACATTTAAGCTATACTTGATTATGAAAATATTGGTTAGTTGCAGACCTATTGAACACTGCCTCTGTTGGCAGTTTTGAGACTGCTGTGCCTTCTGTTGCTCACTAGGGAGGCGATGCGAGTTGCCTTTTGATGGTTTGCTTGTAAAATGTGTGCGCTAATTGTTTTTACGAACTTGGCATCACTTGTTCCTCAATCATTGTGAAATCTAAGAAGCAGGTGCTTTCATCCAAATGGACTTATTGAAATTATAATATCAATTTGTAATTGTATAATTAGTAATGAAATAAGTTGACAAGATAAATAGAAGTATTAATGTAAAGTTGAGGACCCCATATTTTTAGGATTTTGCTCTTAGTTTATATCTGCAGAAACAACTTTCCTTTCCAGCTAATCCTAATGAAATCctaaatttagttttttttaaaaaaaaagtcttggGTGGTTTAATGTGTGTAAAGCGTAAGAATGGATCTTGGCCTCTTTCACCCACAGAAGGGTGTAGTTTTCTGTAGTGTCTATGTTTGCTGTTTAGATGACATCTTGATTGCTATGATGACAACTTAGGACACCTTTGGATAACCCATGAAAAGACTTTCCTGACTGAGCAATCAAGTTGCATTTCAACAGCAAGACGCACCACTTACAATGTGGAAGTtcatttgtgtttgtaattCTAATAAGAGATACCGCTGTGTTTGAACAGGGTCTGGATGTAGACTCCCTGGTCATCGAGCACATCCAGGTGAACAAGGCCCCTAAGATGCGCAGGCGTACGTACCGCGCCCACGGCCGCATCAACCCCTACATGAGCTCCCCCTGCCACATCGAGATGATCCTCACAGAGAAGGAGCAGATCGTGCCCAAACCTGAGGAGGAGGTGGCCCAGAAGAAAAAGGTAAACATGCACTCATGACCAAAGTGTGTTTTTAACACTGCCAAttgatctgttttttttatttttttttttatttttttattttaaatggagGTGAAACTTCAGCAGGGTTCCCCCTAGGCTTATACAGCATTTCATAAGTGCTGTATAAGCTCCACTTgctcaagtaggctacattgaccTGTAAAATGGCCTACAGTAGTGATATCTCCCAGAAGAAATTCCCAATACATATAATGAATTATTTATTGAGGCTACCTTGATGGTTTACCTGGCTGCTTATCTTTGCTATCGATGTTGTAACCAGATTGCAAGCTGTGTGCTGTAACAAGTTAAGTGGTGGCAATGTTGCAGTACAGAGAAATATCCAGTCAGCTGTTTGAGTAGCATGCTGATAAGCTGTTGCACACCAGTCACACTTATGCTCATCCAAACATTAATGGCTGATGGTCATTTCTGTCCTCTAGCTTGGCTGTTTCATGTCAAGCTACCTTTCGatttactctttttgtccaTGGATAGAACACTCTGTTCATTCTGATATCATTTAAATGCCTGTTTTGAGCATTAATTTGGCTTGGGCGCTCGACAACTATTAAGTAGGAGTAATTTTCTGTAGTGTCTATGCTTGCCGTTTGGATGACAACTTGATTGCGATGATGACAACTTAGGACACCTTTGGATAACCCATGAAAAGACTTTCCTGACTGAGCAATCAAGTTCCATTTCAACAGCAAGACACCACTTATGTGAAGAGTACTGCTCTTATGACTGCATAACGTAGGGTAATCTGTTTTAGGTTCCTGAGAGGTTGAGGTGTTTGTGGAGTAGACTTATGTCCAAATGGAGATGTAGTTAAGGGGATTTGGTGTGATTTCTGAGCAACTTGCCTGATAACATTTTTTGGTTATCCTGTTAAAATATTTGTCGCTACTAGGGCTGGGAAGGTAACCGCAATATCGTGGTCACGTGACTCCTACCGCGGCTCTGAGCTcatcactgcaaaaaaaaatctgaacatTTGAACTTAGACGTTTTCAACCATGACATATGCACAATTCCAGTTTGAAAACGTAGCAGAATCTCTGAGAATCACGTTATGTAGTCTGCAGGTGTCTAGCCTACATGAAGTTGAATCCCCTATAATTGGCCTGCAcgtagtaggcctatgtaatgtcatgtgtAATGTAAAACCATCTTGACATTGTCACTCAGTCATTGAGAACCACAGTTAAGTTAAAGTAGGCTAACGCTCcgttttcaaaacaaaacttcaAAAGTTATCATAAAAAgactttttttatgtttgtgttggggAGCGCAATGTTCCAACATTACATTTGTATACGCGAGAGTAGTGGGGAACTGGCACAATCGTAACATTTTTCTATTCTCTCAGTTCAAACTCGATTTACataaagctgtgaaatttggccagaaaggagtcATACATGTTTTCTTCATGAAAGAATTACAAAatatgttctagtttgttaagaATTTAACTTAGCAGCGACATGTAGGTCTAGGCTAGCCTAGGAGTGCCTTGTTACAACCTGAAGCAGCCATTAAAACGTACGGTAGCCTACCGTTGTAACATTAGCATAAGCATCATGAATGTAACAGTTCTAAAATCGTGATGGCCTTGTTGATAAACTGCATATTTTTTTcatgtctgaagcatttggTCCAGTGCTCTTCGAAGTTGTCTAAAGTTTAATTGGCGCTGATGGCAGCACACCATTTATAatccatttatttatatatataccgCGAAAACCGCGGTGATTTCTTGCTAACTGACCGCGGTAAGAAAACATCAATACCGTCACAGCCCTAGTTGCTACAGCAAAAAAGAAACCCCAACCATCTAATGTAAAGCTATGGTTGAATGCTACCCCTACACCAGAAGACTTTAACAAGATTTGGTAAAGATTCTTGAATGATGTCTTTCAATTCAAGCTTTACtgaaaagactacaatctttcccaaatcttgtcaaagttttaAGGTGTAAGGATGGCTTTAGTGTCAAAATATAAAACGGCACTACTTAGTTTACGTTGCAGCAGTATATCTGCATATGACGCCACCAATAGAATGTAGCCTATGTAGACCGCGGGTTGTCTGTGTGCAGTGAAACATTTGTTCGTCAGGGAAACGTAACACAAGCTTATCGATCCAGTAATTTTGGCTAATATCGTGTCTATACCAATCTTCAATATTGAATTGTCTCAAGCCTAGTTTTTACCAGAATTGTCAGTGTTGCATTAATTAATACTTGTGTATTTGTGGTACAATATGTTGGAGCAGTTCAGAATCAGAGAAATGCAATGTGATTGCACTCAATTGGGTCCTTGCATCAGTGGAAAATCTCCACCACCCACCTCAAATATAAAATGTTGAAATTGTTGAATTCAGACCTTTGAGTTTCTAGTAACACCTGGTAAGTTGTGGACAATAGCCTGTAAGACTTTAATCATTCTTTCATTCTGTGTCCAGGTTTCCCAGAAGAAGCTGAAGAAGCAGAAACTGATGGCTCGGGAgtaaatgtatataaaataaacCATTCATACCAAACCGACAAAGCGTGTGCCACCTTTTTTGTTCATGGTTTCTTTAAATTGCAGCACCTAAGCGTTCAGTCAGAATTTGAGCTGGGCAATGAACTGAAATATGCAGATATGGAAATGTGTGCCATTCTGTCCAATCCATTCGGCATGTAGGCTAGGTAACGTTTCAAAGCCATCAAtctaacaaaaaacaagcactgcaaaacatgtaggctactgtatacacTTTATTgaagttagtgtgtgtctgaggtgatTTAATTGAATAATGCATAGCCTAGACATAACTCCAGCCGGCAATACAACTTCACGTTGATGGTCGGTCAGAAGGCAGCTTGCCATAACTTCGCATCGTAACTTCAATCGAGTGTTCAGTAGCAGTGTGAAAGGAAGGCATAAAGCCGTATCTGATGTTATGGGCTTCTGCCACAGTTTCCCCTCGGTTTTTTGAAGTTACGGCAAAAACATAATCTTATTTCTCCCAAAAAACAACCGAATTGAAACTTGATGTTTGTCTACATGATAAAACTTTTATGTTTATTGTGCTAATAATGCCAAAAACTCATTTTCGCCAAAATGGAAGTTACGACCTTTTGCCATAGTGCGGCAGCATACACCACAGGTTTTTAGGAGGCATATATAAAATGCGTGGCTGCAATACCAGTGTCACATTTCTCCATGGCTCTGACTAGGTCCATCTGTTGATCAGTGATTACACCTGTATGCTTATACAAGAGGATATCACCTGAGATTATTTGGTTGTATCAGACATTTCTCCTGTTGAAGCTAATCAGTCAATGAGTCTTCCCAGTAGGCCCACCCTGATGCTCCAATTAAATAAACGAATAACCGATATAGACTGATTTATTGCTATGAGGTTCACAAAGTAGGTTATTGATAGAAATTTGTTACCATTTGAACCATTGTTCCTTACATGCTGCTCTAAGCTCAAAGACCTTGGACTAAATACCCCCCTCTGTGACTGGGTTTTGAACTTTCTTACTGGCAGACCCCAGTGAGAGTGCGCCAGCTCACCTCCATCATTCTGAACACGAGGGCTGTGTCTTGAGCCCACTGCTCTActctctacagtacacctatgAATGTCGACTCACGGCTCCACTTCCATCGGTAAATTTGCTGGTACAGGTGAAGAAGCTTATTGCCTGGTGTCAGGCAAGCGGTCTCCAGCTGAATGTCAGCAAGGCAGCTGCAGACTTACACCCCTCTCTTGATGGAAGGAACACAGGTAGAGAGTAGTGGTTTCAAATATCTGGGAGGGAGTACATTTCTGAGGACCTGACCCGGGCTACACATCCAAGCTCAGGTTAAAAAGGCCAGACAACGAATGTATAGCCTACCACCTAAGACACCTCTGGAAATTCAGGTTCGGTGATTTTAAAATCTTTCACTGGGGCCATAGAGAGCATACTGACCCAATCACTGCGGTAGGCTTAGTCTGCTAGGGGTCAACATTGACCAGTTCTTGCGCATGCAAGCCATGGACTAGTTGCACGAAAGGCTCCCGGTGAACTCGTTTGTTTCCTGGGctgccaggtgtgtttgaacctgcctgAATGTAATTAATGTCTATACGTCCCTCTTAACGTGCTGATTCCCTATGTGGAGctggcgcgcctgcaggtgtactaCTACTCAGCAACGagagagaatttcccctgtgtgtgtgtattcacaacaAATTGCTctaccataatttcccaactctgcacagtatcccattaactgcatgacagtaggccatttacACTTTTCTGTAAAGTTTGTGTTTCATAGCTGCCGTTTGCACATGTAAAGTGAACCATGCAGAGTAGATCGGACTGTAAAAAGGCATTTccttatttcctttttttccagCTTTCCCCGCCCCCATAGCGTTATCCTCATCACATCCAACTTTAGGTTGACTACTTCGGAGCAGTCTTCATCGAGAGGAGAGGGTACCTTTCACCTGGGTTAAATTGAACGAAATTGTAAGTAGGCTAGGTTTTAACAAATGGAATCAGTCAACTTTCCTGTTCTCGTCCTTAGCAATTGTGACTTTTTGATATTCTGTCGATATTCTGTAGCGATTGTACACAGTCGTATTATTGGGTCTAAACACGATAATTCAATTTCAAATGCACTTGTGTGATATCGTTATCTTTGGCCAAGTGGGTTAAGTCAACGCGCTGTAAATTCCACTACTAATTccagactgtaaatatgatcgGATCAGTCGGGATGGAGCATGCATGGTTTCGCCTCGCTTCGCCTATTGAACAAACTTGCATATTTCATGGTTATTGTGGGTAATATGTTGGTTCTTCAGTAAACACACCGTAGCCTATGGTTACTTGAAAAAGTCTTTATCTGTTAATTTTAGTTTATCACAAGTTTCATGAATAAATCGGACTCTACTTCTGCGCATGCTCACACTTTACTGACGGGGGACTTTTTGATATTCTATCGATATTATTAGGCTGTAGCGATTGTAGTTGAGATCTTAGACAGTCGTATTATTGGGTCTAAACACGGTCATTCAATTTCAAATGCAGTTGTACGATATCGTTAACTTTAGCCTAAGCCAGGTGGCAGGTTAAGTCAGCGCTAAATATCCCCGCTCCTGCTGCGGCTGCCAGGGGATGGAGTAGGCTAgcctcgcctcgcctcgcctATTGAACAAACTTGCATATTTCATGGTTATTGTGGGTAATGTGTTGGTTCTTCAGTAAACACACCGCATGGTTACCCACCACACCATGGTTACATGGTTACTCTGCGTTTATTCTGCGTTTATTCTTTATTCTGTATCACTGGTttccgtttaccaacaaaactagatgtgcGCACCGTGGCAgaatggtggccgtccacaacgttatacaCTTAACCTCAAGTCAGCTGCTGTAAGATCGGATTTTACAAACCCCTAGTTAGACATctcaaaagctaatattggtaaacaaaatgttaTTCATTATTTTCGCCCAGTCCCTCTAATTGGGGGGTGTTactagagtaaaaaaaaagctattggtaatattttttttgtagattgggaaaaaaaaaagccttacTTTCCCTAACTATAATGAAAAGttacagcttagtaaattccacgcaatatggcaaagcacagcgttcgctgcatagaaaaactcagtagcctattagcactttctttgtagccctacatccagTAGTCCATAGTGTTGGCCTGATTGTTAGCTGCTTCAAACATTGCAAAATCAGCTGTGTGTTGTTACAATTGCGGCGCGGGAGAGTgcatttgaccggcataaaatcAGTATGTCTcagtagggttgccacctgtccaggattttcctgattgtccaggattttcatggtctgtccaggaaaataaaaataaaaatcctggacactgaatgtcctggatttttgtacatgatgcgcaaaatgtgtatttcagtttaattgaagcgtgcttacgtccataaacgtatgcacagccttattggctctacaaaaatgacgtagcataacatgggtggtggtggtgggggcacgcaccgtggaggttcattagaaatggtaaggtggagacggagagtgtgtgggacaaggaaagacagagaaaggaaagtttattccacataagcaaaaaagcagaacctaattatgtattcccccttttttctcaatactgcccccaggtgtccacaactaaaaactgttgaaaatataacaaaataataaaggtctgttattaaataaagcaattaactaaacaaataactagaaattgtcattcttactaattttagctatacaattgTCGCTTAGAATGACGGTTTTTATCTTGTGTTAGATGTGCGAAAGGCACCGTTGCAGACACACgtcagacacaggtggcaaccctatgTCGCAGACTGGGTCAGTCTGAAATCAAAAACGGCACTACACATAGAAACCGATAATAAATCGTTCTGGCTAGTTGTTATTACTTACCTATCCATTTAATCAAGTGTCTTCCATGTCGTTAATCCTGCTAGTCATAGACCacttgactgaactgaactagggAAAACAGCGTCGGAAAGATTCAGTTGATAACACAGTGtgcaacactgccatctgctggttgttcagTGGAGGGTGTCTTCGCATTCAAATCTAGTGGTATTTATTTTTGGATCTTGGTGTGATCTTggaatgtctcaaaattacgtcatcaacataaaagcaaaaaggagattcacaaatgcagattccacatacaaagtcaagcatatttattttcaaatctcgaaaatatatttacagacacgtttatttatataaatgtgtatttatttatttttcgatttgtattttgtatttggatatttataaatgtatgtatatgtatatatatccttttatatatatttaaatcattttgagacaatcctcactccataggtcaccagccgatctgtcggtgcatctctaatagtcacctaggcctacaaatgaaacagagggcacttgttttattgagcaggtcttgcatagaagccataataaggccatatctgtgtattatttgaagttttaggctatggtatgtttattttttcttcacacaggatgttagtgtgccgtgggacattttaagtttcaaaagtgtgccgtggcaccaAAATGTTTGAAAAACACTACTAGGTAGCTGAAGGTTCTCTGGAATTGTACCGTTGCTTACCACTTCGATGTTGATCACTCAATCGCGAAAATGCCTAAACTTTGGGTGCATAAACAGACACCTTTCTGTCCCTTAGGACGcagacatgtaggcctacgtaCCGTCTGGCAACCCTTTGCtcacaccaccatctacaggccgatgggtgtacagtcactaaatgtacacatacattcatttattagcctatatggccccccatggatggaattctatgaaacttggcatacccccagaggcTGTCACCATATCAGCCTAGGCTACACATGAAATTTAGCGCAGTCCAGAAAATATCAACTGAAGGTAGGCTAGTGGCGACTAAAGCGGCATGTTGTTGCATATTCATTTGGAGTTTTGAGGACAGATCAGATTTACTTACATACAGAATAAACTATACAAAATATAGGGGCCATACTTAGCAATTAACTGTTAATCATAGTCACTGTTGTCAAGCTCTTGAATGAAATATAAAACCTTATTTCAACCTGCTGTTTGTGCTATTGTCAATTTTGACCTGTTTTAAACCGTTAATTTATAGGTATATAGAATGCTTGtcttttttcaaactgcagagtGCCAGATTGAATTTACAAGCACAtctaaatagaaaaaaaattgaACTGAATGTTGCTTGACTATGTGAACTGTCTGTAGACTTCCACTATAGGAATTTTTGAAGGATCACAAAATACTTTCTTTTCTTGATTTTCTCCCACAATGGGCCACTCTTAGTCGGAGGTTGCTTCTGGGCCGCATGTGGTAactgttgtgtatgtgtttacatatTATGATTCTCCTTTCTTGCTTAATTAGGTTTTAAATTATCCAGAGTGTCCAGTCATATCatataatcataaaatggccctgatatgtcactagacattaagaaatcatgttcatttcaaatacttatatcactgacaacagtagtctggccaggatattgtcatttaaaaagtgaagttgcagcc
The Alosa alosa isolate M-15738 ecotype Scorff River chromosome 12, AALO_Geno_1.1, whole genome shotgun sequence DNA segment above includes these coding regions:
- the rpl17 gene encoding 60S ribosomal protein L17, which translates into the protein MVRYSLDPENPTKSCKARGSNLRVHFKNTRETAQAIKGMHIRKATKYLKDVVIKHQCVPFRRYNGGVGRCAQAKQFGWTQGRWPKKSAEFLLHMLKNAESNAELKGLDVDSLVIEHIQVNKAPKMRRRTYRAHGRINPYMSSPCHIEMILTEKEQIVPKPEEEVAQKKKVSQKKLKKQKLMARE